A genomic window from Archaeoglobus profundus DSM 5631 includes:
- a CDS encoding biotin--[acetyl-CoA-carboxylase] ligase — protein sequence MAYRPYIVGVQEVSSEVVERLKEGVSGEILAELLGVSRTAVWKFIRKLESLGYVIEKRKGMGYKIVRTPDLSPYEVAMICRDLRLIDEVYYYTVVDSTNQRAKEVAKPKTLFIAERQTEGRGRYGRRWMSECGGLYFSITLPRDLPIEDVPKLTLTTGVAVAKALRARLKWPNDVVYNGRKLCGILCELFGEIEDPMIVVGVGVNVNNPTPPNGVSLKDIHGREFNRLEVLKDVLISFERYYFKLLNGGWGEIRNEWKHMSETLGKDVVVRTAKGVYTGRALDLDGDGGLILDVGGKIVKVFSGDCFYA from the coding sequence ATGGCTTACCGCCCTTACATCGTTGGGGTTCAAGAGGTATCTTCTGAAGTCGTAGAGAGATTGAAAGAAGGGGTCTCTGGAGAGATATTGGCTGAACTCTTAGGGGTTAGCAGAACCGCAGTCTGGAAGTTCATAAGGAAGCTGGAGAGCCTCGGTTATGTAATAGAGAAGAGGAAGGGAATGGGATACAAAATTGTGAGGACTCCTGATCTTTCACCCTACGAGGTTGCTATGATCTGTAGAGATCTGAGGTTGATTGACGAAGTCTACTATTACACCGTTGTCGATTCGACTAATCAGAGGGCTAAGGAGGTTGCAAAGCCGAAAACACTTTTCATAGCTGAGAGACAAACAGAAGGAAGAGGGAGGTATGGAAGGCGTTGGATGAGTGAGTGTGGTGGGCTGTACTTTTCGATAACGTTGCCTAGAGATCTGCCAATAGAAGATGTTCCAAAGCTAACGCTAACTACAGGAGTTGCAGTTGCAAAGGCTTTAAGAGCTAGACTGAAGTGGCCGAACGACGTTGTTTACAATGGTAGAAAGCTATGCGGAATTCTGTGCGAACTCTTTGGAGAGATCGAGGATCCTATGATAGTGGTTGGCGTAGGAGTAAACGTGAACAATCCCACTCCGCCCAATGGTGTATCTTTGAAGGATATACACGGTCGAGAATTCAACCGTTTGGAAGTTTTGAAGGATGTTTTGATTAGCTTTGAGCGTTACTATTTCAAGTTGTTGAATGGTGGATGGGGGGAGATTAGGAATGAATGGAAGCACATGAGCGAAACGCTCGGGAAGGATGTCGTCGTTAGAACGGCAAAGGGTGTCTATACCGGGAGAGCTTTGGATTTGGATGGAGACGGCGGTCTTATTTTGGATGTCGGTGGAAAAATTGTTAAAGTTTTTTCTGGCGACTGTTTTTACGCTTGA
- the asd gene encoding aspartate-semialdehyde dehydrogenase, whose product MKYKVGVLGATGMVGQKFVQLLANHPWFKITTLMASERRVGKKYGDEVDWIVSSDVPKDVRDIEMSPMDPKYCDADIVFSALPSDVAREVEPKFAKEGFVVASNASAYRMEEDVPLVIPEVNPDHLQLIDVQKRNRGWDGFIVTNPNCTTIMLTITLKPLMDLKLKSVRVATMQALSGAGYPGVPSLAIVDNIIPFIKGEEEKVESEPLKILGRLEGGKVIPADLEISASCHRVPVIDGHLEAVWARFDGNVSVEDVIDAFDSLKPLDLPTSPEKVIVVRSEVDRPQPRLDRDTGNGMSVVVGRLKKVKDNEVRYLVLGHNTVRGAAGASILNAELMIKEGYISQA is encoded by the coding sequence ATGAAGTACAAAGTTGGCGTCTTGGGAGCTACAGGAATGGTTGGTCAGAAGTTCGTTCAACTTTTAGCGAACCATCCTTGGTTCAAGATAACGACGTTAATGGCTTCGGAAAGGAGAGTTGGAAAGAAGTATGGTGATGAGGTCGATTGGATAGTTTCGAGCGATGTTCCAAAGGATGTTAGAGACATTGAGATGTCACCGATGGATCCTAAGTACTGCGATGCTGATATAGTTTTCTCCGCTTTGCCATCAGATGTTGCAAGGGAAGTAGAGCCGAAGTTTGCCAAGGAGGGTTTTGTAGTTGCAAGTAACGCTTCAGCTTACAGAATGGAGGAAGACGTACCTCTAGTTATTCCCGAAGTCAACCCTGACCATCTCCAGTTGATAGACGTGCAGAAGAGAAACAGAGGGTGGGACGGATTCATAGTTACGAATCCCAACTGTACCACCATAATGCTGACGATAACTCTCAAGCCGTTGATGGATCTGAAACTGAAATCTGTAAGAGTTGCAACGATGCAGGCTTTGAGCGGTGCTGGTTATCCAGGAGTGCCATCGTTAGCAATAGTTGACAACATCATTCCTTTCATAAAGGGTGAGGAAGAAAAGGTTGAAAGTGAGCCTCTAAAGATCCTCGGAAGGCTTGAAGGTGGCAAGGTCATTCCCGCAGACTTGGAAATCTCAGCATCGTGCCACAGAGTTCCTGTTATAGATGGACACCTCGAAGCCGTTTGGGCTAGGTTTGATGGTAACGTAAGCGTAGAGGATGTAATTGATGCATTTGATTCGCTGAAGCCTTTGGATTTGCCGACATCGCCAGAGAAAGTGATAGTCGTTAGGAGTGAAGTGGACAGACCACAGCCACGTCTTGACAGAGATACTGGCAACGGTATGAGTGTGGTCGTTGGAAGGCTGAAGAAGGTTAAGGACAACGAAGTTAGGTATCTCGTTTTGGGACACAACACCGTGAGAGGGGCTGCAGGGGCAAGCATTCTCAATGCGGAGTTGATGATAAAGGAGGGATACATCTCTCAAGCGTAA
- a CDS encoding DUF2298 domain-containing protein, translating into MLEIVLWITILYIISFLSLPLADRLGLRGLSKVLGLIFLTYIVWLISFLVDFKSATFYGFMITVTVGSLLWLYDVNRISSNFRGLMIDFFKFEAVFIVFFLIYLLYEMFNPYVVGAEKMTDMAILTAITKSNSLPPYDPFLAGYRLNFYYYMGYVSYAILTILSLTTTHISYNLACATVFALAMTPIVWLISKSREKITIPFLLLAGNLMTLKMLIFGNISKAFDFWTVTRVIKGTINEFPLATLFFRDLHPHFMSIPFQIAFLIALYMWVREEKKSTAVLMSFLLGFMFTVNSWDFFTYSFLYIILSIALRRFYALALLPLAVIPFLPFHLTLNTSAVKGIGFVCERTDLISFIIAQPLVLLPLIYSLIQERKIFLTVLGISIPISLLFKFPVIVITLPTVVALLKKFYEERSFELGVALTALLLLTAVEIVYVDDAYSGEIERLNTVFKSYVQAWILLSFGFTYLNYSYERIYKSIAICLIAILWIYPIGCAVGLPTLGFKGTLDGIEFTKSYGEYNALKYLYRFSGVVVEYPGKTPYESYTYAGRVSSYTGLRSVLCNGGHELFWRFFDNETVKVLNERWRDIKEIYESKDLDYDLLEKYNVSFIYIGYLEKSNYNISYDKFSKLQKVYDDGEVVIYKVIYPKS; encoded by the coding sequence ATGCTCGAAATAGTTCTCTGGATCACTATCCTTTACATTATCTCATTTCTATCACTTCCTTTAGCAGATAGATTGGGTTTGAGGGGTTTGTCTAAAGTCTTAGGCTTGATTTTCCTAACTTACATCGTTTGGTTGATTTCGTTCTTAGTGGATTTCAAGTCTGCAACATTCTACGGCTTTATGATAACAGTTACTGTAGGATCTCTACTCTGGTTGTACGATGTGAATAGGATATCATCAAATTTCAGAGGATTGATGATAGATTTCTTCAAGTTTGAAGCGGTCTTCATAGTTTTCTTTCTCATCTACTTGCTGTACGAGATGTTCAATCCCTACGTTGTAGGTGCTGAGAAGATGACCGACATGGCTATTCTGACAGCGATAACAAAGAGCAACAGCTTACCTCCTTACGATCCATTCCTTGCTGGTTACAGACTCAATTTTTACTACTACATGGGTTACGTGAGCTATGCTATTCTGACGATCTTAAGCTTGACAACAACTCACATCTCCTACAACTTAGCCTGTGCAACCGTATTCGCTTTAGCCATGACACCGATTGTATGGTTGATATCCAAAAGCAGAGAGAAGATTACCATTCCTTTCCTCCTTTTAGCTGGCAACCTAATGACTTTGAAAATGCTAATTTTTGGCAATATATCGAAAGCTTTTGACTTTTGGACTGTAACCAGAGTCATAAAGGGGACTATAAACGAGTTCCCCCTTGCGACACTCTTCTTTAGGGATCTTCACCCCCACTTTATGTCCATACCATTTCAAATCGCATTTCTAATTGCCCTTTACATGTGGGTGAGGGAGGAAAAGAAATCTACTGCCGTCTTAATGTCATTTCTGCTGGGTTTCATGTTTACCGTGAATTCTTGGGATTTCTTCACTTACTCCTTCCTCTACATCATTCTTTCCATAGCTCTCCGCAGATTCTACGCCTTAGCTCTTTTACCACTCGCGGTGATTCCATTTTTACCGTTTCATCTAACGTTGAATACAAGTGCCGTTAAGGGGATAGGGTTTGTGTGTGAGAGAACGGATTTAATCAGCTTTATAATCGCTCAACCGCTAGTTCTATTACCTTTGATTTATTCACTCATTCAGGAGAGAAAGATTTTCTTAACTGTGCTGGGAATTTCAATCCCAATATCCTTGCTCTTTAAATTCCCCGTAATAGTTATCACCCTACCGACCGTAGTCGCTCTCTTAAAGAAGTTTTACGAAGAAAGATCGTTCGAACTCGGTGTAGCTTTAACCGCTCTGCTCTTACTAACGGCAGTTGAGATAGTCTACGTTGATGATGCGTACAGTGGGGAAATAGAGAGATTGAACACCGTTTTTAAATCGTACGTTCAAGCTTGGATTCTTCTGAGCTTTGGATTCACCTATCTAAACTATTCGTACGAAAGAATCTACAAGTCTATCGCGATCTGCTTGATAGCGATTCTCTGGATTTATCCAATCGGATGCGCTGTGGGACTACCTACTCTGGGCTTTAAGGGGACTTTAGACGGGATAGAATTTACGAAATCCTACGGAGAGTACAACGCCCTGAAGTATCTCTACAGATTTAGCGGTGTCGTAGTTGAATATCCGGGCAAAACACCCTACGAGTCGTACACATATGCTGGTAGAGTTTCTTCATATACGGGGTTGAGGAGTGTCTTGTGTAATGGAGGACACGAACTCTTCTGGAGATTCTTCGACAACGAAACCGTGAAAGTGTTAAACGAGCGCTGGAGGGATATAAAGGAGATCTACGAATCGAAAGATTTGGACTACGACCTGCTCGAAAAGTACAACGTTTCCTTTATCTATATAGGATATCTCGAAAAGAGCAACTACAACATAAGCTACGACAAGTTTTCAAAGCTTCAAAAAGTGTATGACGATGGTGAAGTTGTGATCTATAAGGTTATATACCCCAAGAGCTAA
- the tfe gene encoding transcription factor E has protein sequence MNKNNEKVEELIRELIDRVAGGVGLIIWDMRPKEELTDEEMSIILGIEINEVRRALFALYELGLAEYRRKRDEDTGWIEYYWKIRYDKQREVLRRELEKVKRKLEEKVKYESENIHYMCENGCVKVRYEEAMELNFTCPRCGGTLEYLDVTNAIEKIKEEIKKIDELLAEL, from the coding sequence ATGAACAAGAACAACGAGAAAGTTGAGGAGCTTATTAGAGAACTTATTGACAGAGTTGCTGGAGGAGTCGGGCTAATCATATGGGATATGAGACCCAAAGAAGAGCTCACGGATGAAGAGATGTCCATAATTCTGGGTATAGAGATTAACGAAGTTAGAAGGGCACTTTTTGCACTTTATGAACTGGGATTGGCTGAGTACAGAAGGAAGAGGGATGAGGATACAGGCTGGATAGAGTATTACTGGAAGATAAGGTACGATAAGCAGAGAGAAGTTCTAAGGAGGGAGCTTGAGAAGGTTAAGAGAAAGCTTGAGGAGAAGGTTAAGTACGAGAGCGAGAATATCCACTACATGTGCGAAAACGGCTGTGTCAAGGTTAGGTATGAGGAGGCTATGGAGCTAAACTTCACATGCCCGAGGTGTGGAGGAACACTAGAATACCTGGACGTTACGAATGCAATTGAAAAGATAAAAGAAGAAATCAAGAAAATTGATGAATTGCTTGCCGAGCTTTAA
- a CDS encoding TPD domain-containing protein: MRERLSKSRKLDLETYRIIRRNLSSPKDFEKFPLPNYVLSSILNQKIVESVIRKFRRYDPETVARIWREKGKLNVRLPPVLRLKVLMRGLGFSKGEISNLLKHPKEAGDLEDLVWDAVTRDFIYSPLAVRFQHLKGRLGEKIIEDYLMGLDVDFKTEKELKTRKTPDFLLKDCIEFIGFKVRWIESKFMFGDFRTHSFYWRRQYYHYFKDFGKGVVVYWPWHLDTPFSLSGDLDMKVHFKFGRLKREKFLKVVDDVIDRFAKGEKIEVKGNRRLLTFLKGLGFDIVLN, from the coding sequence ATGAGGGAAAGGCTGTCGAAGTCAAGAAAGTTGGACTTAGAGACTTACAGGATAATTAGAAGGAATCTGAGTAGTCCGAAAGACTTTGAAAAGTTTCCCCTTCCGAACTACGTTCTATCCTCTATACTCAACCAGAAGATTGTTGAAAGCGTTATCAGAAAGTTTAGGAGGTACGATCCCGAGACTGTTGCAAGAATTTGGAGAGAAAAGGGGAAGTTGAATGTTAGACTACCTCCAGTTTTAAGATTGAAGGTTCTCATGAGAGGATTGGGCTTTAGCAAAGGTGAGATTTCAAATCTTCTAAAGCATCCGAAGGAAGCGGGAGATTTGGAAGATCTAGTCTGGGATGCAGTTACGAGGGACTTCATATACTCACCTCTTGCAGTAAGATTCCAGCATCTGAAGGGGAGACTGGGTGAAAAGATTATAGAGGACTATCTGATGGGATTGGATGTGGATTTCAAAACTGAAAAAGAGCTAAAAACTCGAAAAACTCCCGACTTTTTACTTAAAGACTGCATCGAGTTCATAGGATTCAAAGTTAGATGGATCGAAAGTAAGTTCATGTTCGGTGACTTCAGAACACATTCCTTCTACTGGAGAAGGCAGTATTACCATTACTTTAAAGATTTTGGTAAAGGTGTGGTAGTTTACTGGCCTTGGCATTTGGATACACCTTTCTCTCTGAGCGGTGACTTGGATATGAAAGTTCACTTCAAATTTGGAAGGTTGAAGAGGGAGAAGTTTTTGAAGGTTGTTGACGATGTAATCGACAGATTTGCAAAGGGTGAAAAGATAGAAGTTAAAGGCAATAGAAGGCTTTTAACCTTTCTTAAAGGATTGGGATTCGATATCGTTCTTAATTAA
- the arcS gene encoding archaeosine synthase subunit alpha has protein sequence MFRQERRLGFARIGCIELEGKYRTPLLIDYLEKPKILEYINFGKSPTVLEEIDKKRFEVLKSRDENFIVATGLSTLNPRKLVEYIYRLRTSTYKPLYTVALATPSNIPLLYYMGVDIFDNILAIVKGYQGVYMTEFEEIDAEKVKEPMCCCPSCTNSDFSEEGLAKHNTFVMKKVLNMAVREDLRNFVEAWVKFDPNLTAMLRFFDKLNQECYPRFSRSKVVMTTEHSFTRPEVKYFLSRAVDCYEPMGKALLILPCSAKKPYSKSKSHTAIRRVIGEVWKKGVEEIIVSSPLVVPRVYELTYPAVNYDVAVSGDWSRDEVEFVSEWLSRFIEKGNFEVVIGHVVGGYKEVVERTAERLGIDVIWTAEKDVTDPGSLRKLREVIKSYEFDGYDLYKSMFDHMIRYQFGLNFEIEKVRGKYPNLEFYVGRERFARVDLNYGCLDIDLPLAKHLIKKAYYVEIDNFKPKGTIFAVGVKDADDRIRPNDIVAFYNDQYLGVGRALMCGKEMMENEGKAVEVKKVGLRDLQDN, from the coding sequence ATGTTTAGACAGGAAAGAAGATTAGGATTTGCAAGGATAGGATGTATAGAGCTTGAAGGCAAGTATAGAACGCCCCTACTTATAGACTACCTTGAGAAGCCGAAGATTCTAGAATACATAAACTTTGGAAAATCCCCTACGGTTCTTGAAGAGATAGATAAGAAAAGATTTGAGGTTTTAAAGAGTAGAGATGAGAATTTCATAGTGGCAACGGGTTTATCTACCCTCAATCCGAGAAAGCTCGTAGAATACATTTACAGGCTCAGAACTTCAACATATAAACCTCTATACACCGTAGCTCTTGCAACACCGTCAAACATTCCTCTGCTGTATTACATGGGTGTCGACATTTTCGACAACATACTTGCGATAGTTAAGGGCTATCAGGGAGTGTACATGACAGAGTTTGAAGAGATTGATGCTGAAAAGGTTAAAGAACCAATGTGCTGCTGTCCTTCATGTACAAACAGCGACTTCAGCGAAGAAGGTTTGGCCAAACACAACACATTCGTAATGAAAAAAGTCTTGAACATGGCTGTTAGAGAGGATTTAAGAAATTTTGTAGAGGCATGGGTCAAATTTGATCCAAATTTGACAGCTATGCTCAGATTCTTCGATAAGTTAAATCAAGAATGCTATCCGAGGTTTTCAAGATCAAAAGTTGTAATGACAACAGAGCATTCCTTTACGAGGCCTGAAGTCAAGTACTTCCTTTCGAGAGCTGTGGATTGCTACGAACCGATGGGAAAAGCCCTTTTAATCCTTCCATGCTCAGCCAAAAAACCCTACTCAAAGTCCAAGAGTCATACAGCTATAAGGAGAGTTATAGGAGAGGTTTGGAAGAAGGGTGTAGAGGAGATAATTGTTTCATCACCTCTCGTAGTTCCGAGAGTTTACGAATTAACGTATCCTGCAGTAAACTACGACGTTGCTGTTAGCGGTGATTGGAGTAGAGATGAGGTCGAGTTTGTCTCTGAATGGCTATCGAGGTTCATCGAAAAGGGAAATTTCGAGGTTGTGATAGGACATGTAGTGGGAGGTTACAAAGAAGTTGTAGAGAGAACTGCTGAGAGGCTTGGAATTGATGTCATCTGGACTGCTGAGAAAGACGTAACGGATCCCGGCTCTCTGAGGAAGTTGAGAGAAGTTATTAAAAGTTACGAATTTGATGGCTACGATCTGTACAAATCGATGTTTGATCACATGATAAGGTACCAGTTCGGTTTGAATTTTGAGATAGAAAAGGTTAGAGGGAAGTATCCCAATCTGGAGTTTTACGTGGGCAGGGAAAGGTTTGCAAGGGTAGATTTGAATTACGGTTGCCTAGACATAGATCTACCCCTTGCAAAGCATCTCATAAAGAAAGCGTACTACGTCGAGATAGACAATTTCAAGCCCAAAGGAACAATCTTCGCAGTGGGAGTAAAAGATGCCGATGATAGGATAAGACCGAACGACATCGTAGCATTCTACAACGATCAATATTTGGGTGTTGGAAGGGCTTTGATGTGCGGGAAAGAGATGATGGAAAATGAGGGAAAGGCTGTCGAAGTCAAGAAAGTTGGACTTAGAGACTTACAGGATAATTAG